The Plasmodium malariae genome assembly, chromosome: 3 genome window below encodes:
- the PmUG01_03027500 gene encoding conserved Plasmodium protein, unknown function: MVKCVLFLSVLVLLEVVICKSNISKCLFFDKRNSDLKQTFYVPTSDVNMYKATIQKLLTKEISLLDESLDGNEKSSLNNSNNNISNFEDIKQKDEKKKKNKEFEEKLKYIEKYRNYARNVLKNVEFKCESIDDYESKIKCNLCVYTEIVNNKHIRQGQIVQIFMNECMYGFYYYDNINQYTSNNKAIKNISDHNSESKLDDIYFSITKDVVNGNTDQINFFKQQSSKYHPVCYVTE, translated from the coding sequence ATGGTTAAGTGTGTACTATTTTTAAGCGTCCTTGTGTTGTTGGAGGTAGTGATATGTAAGTCTAATATATCGAAATGCTTATTTTTTGACAAACGAAATTCAGATTTAAAACAAACGTTTTACGTACCTACGAGTGATGTTAACATGTACAAAGCTACAATTCAAAAGTTGTTGACAAAAGAAATTAGTTTACTTGATGAATCATTGGATGGTAATGAAAAAAGCAGCttaaataatagtaacaataatatttcaaattttgaagatattaaacaaaaggatgaaaaaaaaaaaaaaaataaagaatttgaagagaaattaaaatatattgaaaagtATAGAAATTATGCCAggaatgtattaaaaaatgttgaaTTCAAGTGTGAAAGTATTGATGATTATGAGTCCAAGATTAAATGTAATTTGTGTGTGTATACTGaaattgtaaataataagCACATAAGACAAGGACAAATAgtacaaatttttatgaatgaatgtatgtatggtttttattattatgacaATATTAATCAATACACTTCAAATAATAAAGCCATCAAAAATATTAGTGACCATAACTCAGAGTCCAAGTTGGACGATATTTACTTTAGCATTACGAAAGATGTAGTTAATGGGAATACTGACCAAATCAATTTCTTTAAGCAACAGTCAAGCAAGTACCACCCAGTGTGTTACGTCACTGAGTGA
- the PmUG01_03027600 gene encoding conserved Plasmodium protein, unknown function, whose protein sequence is MNFLFYTNKTKENNINLENLESDPVTLSIHLEEKYACSGDVFKAIFRLKGPRKYFGNVKLDYIVIYIYGMYIFNNEVLYINSNDLIGKQDRLNFPFYRRRDINEQKFLIFYTNSIILCTDINFEKPDDLSYYLLECILPPFVPPSYNGKNVKFKYYIYVQSVKRLYKNRKEFITKKSEAYFPIQVLSAKYHTSPILNFSCFPIKPLDLKIDNKGNNYKYFFHNFHIIIRDSKRDSITGSYGGFRSNDCIGSAFIESECKDSETKESEYKAGFFKSIFFKDSESKNRNYKDEDTKDDYTKDSNSKDYDYKTYSSNKRAMVNALQKASFNSMNIPTYIYNNANKTNLECLLCIYNICCQRKEDSSLYLLNYVVYNYNYFYFLHLFFYIVYHYDYYIGKVRTNPRMKKGLPFRSLINMLRNCNSNTLKEAGGSGCKGLSDVPSLVLNRSSSPVLGIEKKQGGNPLPKEDSANKERNGTCIASAACTGEGHTSGTFGDMDTAFNNSSRGRSTSRSNKWDQYCSGEQADDQRHHQQQKYHEHHHHQEDDAFLECPLNNIVLYDDDDLNHFYFCNYDDFMFNEVKYVPIRWYDNLVLDKAKYVYAKGSESNFANINFDSYSQSEQSTCSDEEEEGEGEGDAVNCPAPQVRAHNKRHSSNNYGSDDNHSSSRSSSSSSSSSSSSRSSSSSSSNNNNNNNNNNNNNNNNNNNNNNCSRSSANEDIPGEMHEEGMGQSSDSKRRRGTHSEEGDRGNEDHDKIRQETKGETKSKRSNEGQHRSNSEGQDKSNNEGQDKSNNEGQDKSSNEGQDKSNNEGQDKSNNEGQDKSNNEGQDKSNNEGQHRSNNERQDKSNCIVYYDKNFEKMNTIIKHMYEENMFRCINTKKIKSCSLSNANNTSTDSFLLNIDEEKKNAPFNNPSKNVYRINSNNKNICFITVTDGINNNITNTFTPNSIININIDFKNAEIHTLHVDAYLVRIEKIKINPKILTITRNRLYDENDALEEGYSSLDSDNSSYNVISNKKIIMQQNVSTLYCSEKNISITLNDEIIPTFRNDLVKIQYFIETDFFCFNNSNNAFEPFSHNKVLDHVYSLKFRIPIFVIQGVHDSLYENNSNVDIPWHNTTNSKLLEHQLFLKYNHKFTYTDKKQFVKSMKM, encoded by the coding sequence ATGAACTTTCTCTTTTATACTAACAAAACAAAAGAGAACAATATAAACCTTGAGAACTTAGAGAGTGACCCAGTAACGCTGAGTATACACCTAGAAGAGAAATATGCATGCAGCGGTGATGTATTTAAAGCTATATTTAGATTGAAAGGACCTAGGAAATACTTTGGAAATGTTAAACTGGattatatagttatatatatatatggaatgtatatatttaataacgaggtattatatataaatagtaaTGATCTGATTGGGAAACAAGATAGATTAAATTTTCCGTTTTATCGTAGGAGAGATATAAATGAACAGAAgtttttaatcttttataCTAActctataatattatgtacagatataaattttgaaaaaccCGATGATTTATCTTATTACCTTTTAGAATGTATATTACCGCCTTTTGTACCCCCATcatataatggaaaaaatgtaaaatttaagtattacatatatgtacagtCAGTTAAAcgattatataaaaatagaaaagaatTTATTACAAAGAAATCTGAAGCTTATTTCCCCATACAAGTTCTAAGCGCTAAGTATCATACTTCACCtatacttaatttttcatgCTTCCCTATAAAACCATTGGATCTAAAAATAGATAACAAGGgaaataattataagtaTTTCTTCCACAActttcatattataattagGGATTCAAAGAGGGATAGCATAACTGGGAGTTATGGCGGCTTTAGGTCGAATGATTGTATAGGAAGTGCCTTCATAGAAAGTGAATGTAAAGATAGCGAAACCAAAGAAAGCGAATATAAAGCTGGTTTCTTTAAAAGCATTTTCTTTAAAGATAGTGAAAGTAAGAACAGAAATTATAAAGATGAGGATACCAAAGACGATTACACCAAAGATAGTAATTCCAAAGATTATGACTACAAAACCTACAGCAGTAATAAACGCGCAATGGTAAACGCTCTGCAGAAAGCTAGCTTTAATAGTATGAATATCCcgacatatatttacaacaaTGCGAACAAAACAAACTTAGAATGCTTGTTATGTATCTATAACATTTGCTGCCAGAGGAAAGAAGATTCTTCTCTTTATTTACTGAACTATGTTGTTTACAATTacaattacttttattttttgcactTGTTTTTTTACATAGTATACCACTACGACTACTATATCGGTAAAGTTAGAACCAATCCGCGTATGAAGAAAGGCTTACCTTTTCGGTCCCTTATAAACATGTTACGGAACTGTAATAGTAATACTTTAAAAGAGGCGGGTGGTAGTGGCTGTAAGGGCTTGTCAGATGTGCCATCATTGGTTTTAAATCGATCATCGTCCCCCGTACTTGGAATAGAGAAGAAACAGGGAGGGAATCCCTTACCAAAGGAGGACTCTGCAAATAAAGAGCGAAATGGAACATGCATAGCAAGCGCAGCGTGCACAGGTGAGGGGCACACAAGTGGAACATTCGGAGATATGGATACAGCATTTAATAATAGCAGTAGGGGTAGAAGCACGAGTAGAAGTAATAAATGGGATCAATATTGCTCAGGTGAACAAGCAGATGATCAGCGTCATCATCAACAACAGAAGTATCATGAGCATCACCATCACCAGGAGGATGATGCATTTTTGGAGTGCCCTCTAAATAATATCGTCCTGTATGATGATGACGATTTGaaccatttttatttttgcaattATGATGACTTTATGTTCAATGAAGTGAAATATGTGCCTATACGATGGTATGACAACCTAGTTTTAGACAAAGCtaaatatgtgtatgcaAAAGGTAGTGAGAGTAATTTTGCCAACATAAATTTTGACAGCTACTCACAGTCGGAGCAAAGTACATGTAGCGATGAAGAGGAGGAGGGAGAAGGAGAGGGAGACGCCGTTAACTGTCCAGCTCCTCAGGTGCGTGCTCACAACAAAAGGCACAGTAGTAATAACTACGGTAGTGACGACAATCACAGCAGCAGTAGAAGcagcagtagcagtagcagcagtagcagtagcagCAGAAGCAGTAGCAGCAGTAGCagcaacaacaacaacaacaacaacaacaacaacaacaacaacaacaacaacaacaacaacaacaacaactgTAGTAGAAGCAGTGCAAATGAAGACATACCAGGTGAAATGCATGAGGAAGGAATGGGCCAGAGCAGTGATAGCAAAAGAAGAAGGGGAACCCATTCAGAGGAGGGTGATAGGGGCAATGAGGACCATGACAAAATTAGGCAAGAAACGAAAGGAGAAACAAAAAGTAAGAGAAGCAATGAAGGACAGCATAGGAGCAACAGTGAAGGACAAGATAAGAGCAACAACGAAGGACAAGATAAGAGCAACAACGAAGGACAGGATAAGAGCAGCAACGAAGGACAGGATAAGAGCAACAACGAAGGACAGGATAAGAGCAACAACGAAGGACAGGATAAGAGCAACAACGAAGGACAGGATAAGAGCAACAACGAAGGACAGCATAGGAGCAACAACGAAAGACAAGATAAGAGCAACTGTATAGTATATTacgataaaaattttgaaaaaatgaataccataataaaacatatgtaTGAAGAAAACATGTTCAGGTgtattaatacaaaaaaaataaaatcatgTTCTTTATCAAATGCAAATAATACTAGTACAGATTCATTTCTGCTTAATATAgacgaagaaaaaaagaatgcgCCTTTTAATAATCCAtctaaaaatgtatataggATAAACtcgaataataaaaatatttgttttattacaGTAACGGatggaataaataataatataacaaatacatttacacctaatagtattattaatataaatatagattttaaaaatgcGGAGATACATACTTTACATGTAGATGCTTATCTAGTaagaattgaaaaaattaaaataaaccCCAAAATTTTAACTATTACAAGAAATAGATTGtatgatgaaaatgatgCTTTAGAAGAAGGTTATTCATCACTTGACTCAGATAATTCTTCATATAATGTTATAtcgaataaaaaaattataatgcaACAGAATGTTTCTACCTTGTATTGctctgaaaaaaatattagtattACATTAAACGATGAAATAATACCAACATTTAGAAATGACCTTGTAAAaattcaatattttattgaaacagactttttttgttttaacaACAGCAATAATGCTTTTGAACCATTTTCTCATAACAAAGTACTGGATCATGTGTACAGTCTGAAATTCCGTATTCCTATATTTGTTATACAGGGAGTACATGACAGTTTGTATGAAAACAACTCTAATGTAGATATACCTTGGCATAATACTACAAACAGTAAATTGCTTGAGCACCaactttttttgaaatacaATCATAAGTTTACCTACACGGATAAGAAGCAATTTGTGAAGAGCATGAAAATGTAG